The sequence CCGCGAAGATAACCGTCTCTTTCAAACCGGCATCGCGGTAGCAGGTATTGATCAGGTTCGAGATTGCCTTCTTGACCATTGGCTTGTTAACCAGGTCATAAGAAAGGCCGTCCGGCACAATATCAAAAAGCAAAGCACGACCGACCGTGGTGTCTACGATCTTGTACTCTTCAGTGCGCTCGCCACTCTCAAGAATGGCAACTTCCTTCACGCGCACCTTGACGATAGCTTGCAGGTCTACCTGGCCCGCACCATATGCGCGGTGGGCCTCTTTGACGTCTGCAAACACCATACCTTCACCAAGCGCACTCTTACGCTCACGCGTCATGTAGTAGAGGCCTAGCACAACGTCCTGGGACGGCACGATGATCGGCTCACCGTTGGCCGGTGACAGGATGTTGTTGGTCGACATCATCAGCGCTCGAGCTTCGAGCTGAGCTTCCAGTGTCAGCGGCACGTGGACTGCCATCTGGTCACCGTCGAAGTCGGCGTTGTAGGCCGCACAGACCAGCGGGTGCAACTGGATTGCCTTACCTTCAATCAGTACCGGCTCGAATGCCTGAATGCCCAAACGGTGCAGTGTCGGCGCACGGTTAAGCATTATCGGGTGCTGACGGATCACTTCGTCCAGAATATCCCAGACGACACCTTCTTCACGCTCAACCATTTTCTTGGCGGCTTTGATAGTGGTCGCCAGACCACGATGCTCAAGCTTGGAGAAAATAAACGGCTTGAACAGCTCAAGTGCCATTTTCTTGGGCAGTCCGCACTGGTGCAGGCGCAAATAGGGACCTACAACAATTACAGAACGACCGGAATAGTCCACCCGCTTACCCAGCAGGTTCTGACGGAAACGACCCTGCTTACCCTTGATCATATCTGCCAGGGACTTAAGCGGACGTTTGTTGGTGCCGGTGATAGCACGACCGCGACGACCGTTATCCAACAGTGCATCTACCGCTTCCTGAAGCATCCGCTTTTCGTTACGCACGATAATGTCCGGAGCATTCAGCTCCAGCAGGCGCTTGAGGCGGTTGTTCCGGTTGATAACCCTGCGATACAGATCATTTAGATCGGACGTCGCAAAACGGCCACCGTCCAGCGGTACCAGCGGACGAAGATCCGGCGGCAGAACAGGCAGCACAGTCATCACCATGTCGCCCGGCTTATTGCCGGAATACAGAAAGGCCTCGAGTATTTTCAGGCGCTTGCTGAATTTCTTGATCTTGGTTTCGGAATTCGTCTGCGGTATTTCTTCACGCAACGCATCGACTTCCGCCTGCAGATCAATATCTTCAAGCAGTTGCTTCACGGCCTCGGCACCCATGCGGGCATCGAACTCGTCGCCGAACTCTTCCAGTGCCTCGTAGTACTGCTCGTCGTTCAGCAGCTGACCGCTTTCGAGCGTGGTCATGCCCGGATCGATCACAATAAACGATTCAAAGTACAGCACTCGTTCGATATCACGCAGCGTCATATCCAGCATCAGACCGATGCGGGACGGCAATGATTTCAGGAACCATATATGAGCGACCGGGCTGGCCAGCTCAATATGACCCATGCGCTCACGGCGGACGCTTGCCAGTGCTACTTCGACACCGCACTTTTCGCAGATAACACCGCGGTGCTTGAGACGCTTGTACTTACCGCACAGGCACTCGTAGTCCTTGATCGGGCCGAAGATCTTGGCACAGAAAAGACCGTCACGCTCTGGTTTGAACGTACGATAGTTGATGGTCTCAGGCTTCTTAACTTCACCAAAGGACCAGGAACGGATCATGTCGGGTGACGCCAACCCAATACGGATGGCATCAAATTCCTTGCTTTGATTCTGGCTCTTGAGAAGATTCAGCAAATCTTTCATCAGTAAAAGCTCCGGATGGCGTTAATCTCGGGCGGGCACACCAAGTGCCCGCTCACGCTGCCAAAAACAATTCGGCTCACTCAGATTCCAGCTCGATGTCGATACCCAGCGAACGGATTTCCTTGACAAGAACGTTGAAGGATTCCGGCATGCCGGGCTCCATACGGTGATCACCATCGACAATGTTCTTGTACATCTTGGTCCGGCCGTTCACATCATCAGACTTGACGGTGAGCATTTCCTGCAGCGTATAAGCTGCACCGTAAGCCTCAAGGGCCCACACTTCCATCTCACCGAAGCGCTGACCACCGAACTGCGCCTTACCACCCAGCGGCTGCTGAGTTACCAGGCTGTACGAACCGGTCGAACGGGCGTGCATCTTGTCATCGATCAGGTGGTTAAGCTTAAGGATATACATATACCCCACAGTCACCGGACGATCGAAGGCGTTCCCGGTGCGACCATCGTACAGCTTGGTCTGACCGGTTGTGCTCAGCCCGGCCAGCTCAAGCATATGCTTGACTTCGGACTCTTTGGCACCGTCGAACACTGGCGTGGCCATCGGAACCCCGCCGCGCAGGTTGTGACACATCTCCTGGATTTCCTTGTCGTTCAGGGAATCCAGATCCACCTTGAACACTTCGTCAGAGTGGTTATAGATCTCATCAAGCAGCTTGCGAAGCTCAGCAACCTTACGCTGCTCATCAAGCATTTTGCCGATGCGCTCGCCAAGCCCCTTGGCCGCCGCGCCCAGGTGGGTTTCAAGCACCTGACCTACGTTCATCCGCGAAGGAACGCCCAGTGGGTTCAGGACGATATCAACCGTATTGCCATCTACATCGAACGGCATGTCCTCGATCGGCATAACTGCTGAAATGACACCCTTGTTACCGTGGCGTCCGGCCATCTTGTCACCAGGCTGGATACGACGCTTGATAGCGAGGTACACCTTAGCGATTTTCAGGACACCCGGTGCGAGGTCATCGCCCTGCTGCAGCTTGCCTTTCTTGTCATCAAAGCGCGCTTCGTGTTCTTTCTTGCGCTCTTCAAGACCCTGCTCAGACTTCTCGAGCAGCTCATTGAGGCTCTCGTCCTGCATGCGAAGCTTGAACCAGTCTGATCGCGGCAGCTCTAACAGATAACCTTCTTCGAGACTGGCGCCTTTTTTCAGGCCCGGGCCACTGATTACAGACTGACCTTTCAGCGCATTCAGAAGACGCTCAAACGTTGCGCCTTCAACAATACGGTACTCATCCTTCAAGTCTTTGCGGTACTGATCCAGCTGCTCTTTCTCAATCGACTTCGCACGCTGATCCTTCTCGATACCGTCACGGGTAAAGACCTGTACATCGATAACGGTACCGCGGGTGCCTGTCGGCACACGGGAGGAGGTGTCTTTTACATCAGACGCCTTCTCACCGAAGATTGCCCGCAACAGCTTCTCCTCCGGGGTCAGCTGGGTTTCACCTTTCGGTGTCACCTTACCTACCAGAATATCGCCAGGGCCTACTTCAGCACCTATGTAAACAATACCGGACTCGTCCAGCTTGGACAGCGCACTCTCACCAACGTTTGGTATATCCGCGGTAATTTCTTCGCTACCGAGCTTTGTATCACGAGCCACACAGGTCAATTCCTGAATGTGGATGGTGGTCAGGCGATCTTCCTGAACTACCTTCTCGGAAATGAGGATGGAGTCCTCAAAGTTGTAACCGTTCCAGGGCATGAATGCGATGCGCATGTTCTGACCCAAGGCCAGTTCGCCGAGGTCTACAGAAGGCCCGTCTGCCAGCACGTCGCCGCGGGCAATGGCATCACCCTGGCGAACAATGGAGCGCTGGTTGATACAGGTATTCTGATTCGAACGGGTGTACTTGGTGAGGTTGTAGATATCCACACCGGCATCACCAGCTTCGGTTTCCTCATTATTAACACGAACTACGATACGGGCCGCATCAACACTTTCTATCACACCACCACGGCGAGCCGTCACACAAACGCCGGAATCCTGAGCCACTGTGCGCTCAACACCGGTACCTACCAGAGGCACCTGAGAACGCAATGTCGGAACCGCCTGCCGCTGCATGTTCGCGCCCATAAGGGCCCGGTTAGCATCGTCGTGCTCAAGAAACGGAATCAGCGATGCTGCAACAGATACAACCTGACGCGGCGAAACATCCATGAAGTTAACGCTTTCAGGAGGCATGACCGTCGTTTCGTTCTGATGACGCACTGTAACCAGCTCGTCCATCAGGCGCTTGCCTTCATCCATCGCCGCACTTGCCTGAGCGATGACGTAGGTGCTTTCTTCGATAGCTGACAGATAAACCAGCTCATCGGTTACTACACCATCCACTACCTTCCGGTATGGACTCTCAAGGAAGCCGTAAGAGTTGGCGCGCGCGTATGTAGCAAGCGAGTTAATAAGACCGATGTTCGGCCCTTCCGGCGTCTCGATCGGGCACACACGACCATAATGCGTCGGGTGAACGTCACGAACCTCAAAGCCGGCGCGCTCACGGGTCAGACCGCCTGGTCCGAGCGCCGAAATACGACGTTTATGAGTTACTTCAGACAGCGGGTTGTTCTGGTCCATGAACTGGGACAGCTGGCTGGAACCAAAGAATTCCTTGACCGCGGCTGCAACCGGCTTGGCATTGATCAGATCCTGAGGCATCAGGCCTTCACTTTCCGCCAGGCTCAGACGCTCTCGGACAGCTCGCTCTACACGAACCAGACCGACACGGAACTGGTTTTCAGCCATCTCACCCACGCACCGCACACGGCGGTTACCCAAGTTGTCGATATCATCTACGTTACCCTGGCCATTACGGATATCAATCAGGGTCTTGAGAACATCGATTATGTCTTCATGCGTCAGCGTGCCTTCGCCGGTACTTTCTTCGCGACGCAAGCGACGGTTGAGCTTCATCCGCCCAACACCAGACAAATCGTAACGCTCTTCAGAGAAGAACAGGTTGTTAAACAGGTTCTCTGCCGAATCCTTGGTGGGCGGCTCTCCCGGACGCATCATCCGGTAGATCTCGACCAGAGCCTCAAGCGGGCTACGAGTAGGATCGTTACGCAGGGTATCGGACATAAACGGCCCGCAATCCAGATCGTTGGTATAGAGAGTTTCAATCTCTGTTACACCAGCATCCAGAATCTTGGTAACGATCTCGTCGCTCAGCTCGGTATTACACTCAACCAGAATCTCACCAGTGGCCTGGTCAATCATATCTTTGGCCAGAACACGGCCATACAGATACTCCGTAGGAACCACGAGTTCGTCGATACCGGCTTTTTCAAGCTGCTTGATATGACGTGCAGTGATCCGACGACCTTCTTCGACGATCAGCTTACCGTCGTTATCCTTGATATCAAACGTCGCGATATCGCCCCGAAGACGACTTGGAACCAGTTCCAGCTTGCAGGATTCTGCGCCCAGGCTGAACTTGCTCGTATCAAAGAACATTGCCAGCATCTGCTCGGAGGTGTAGCCCAGCGAACGCAGGAGAATCGAAGCAGGCAGCTTGCGTCGACGGTCAATACGAACGAAAACGGCGTCTTTTGGGTCGAACTCAAAGTCGAGCCAAGAACCGCGGTAAGGGATCACCCGAGCCGAATACAGCAGCTTGCCGGATGAATGTGTCTTACCTTTATCATGATCAAAGAACACACCGGGAGAGCGGTGGAGCTGGGAAACAATAACTCGCTCGGTACCATTAATAACAAAGGTACCATTCTCGGTCATCAGGGGCATTTCGCCCATGTAGACTTCTTGTTCCTTGATGTCCTTGATCGCCTTGTTGGACGACTCCCTATCATAAATAATAAGGCGGACCTTAACTCTCAGCGGCGCCGCATAAGTCACGCCCCTAAGCTGGCATTCCTTGACATCGAATACCGGCTCACCAATGCGGTAGCTCACGTATTCGAGCGCGGCATTGCCAGAATAGCTGGCAATCGGAAATACGGATTTGAATGCTGCGTGGAGACCGGTTTCCCGACGATCTCCAGGAGCGGCTTCCATTTGCAGGAAGTCCCGGAATGAATCCAGCTGAATAGACAGCAAATAGGGGACATCCATCACGGAAGGCAATTTACTAAAATCTTTGCGAATCCGCTTTTTTTCAGTGTAGGAGTAAGTCATCTGCATTCCCCAGCTTTAGACCTGATACCTGGTATCAAGAAGCAACCAATGTTTTGCTTCGGGGCCGAATTGCTCGGCTTATCGCGCCGTCTTGAACAAAGACTCCAGTAGCCGTTTGCAGATCTGACACCAACCTGCATGTGCACACCAGACTCTATAGCATATACAACAGAAAAAGGCCGGTGGCACAAAGCCACCAGCCTGTCTACGCTTGAAGCGCAGTTTCGATCAACAGCCGACTCTTACTTAAGCTCAACAGAAGCGCCTGCTTCCTCAAGCTTCTTCTTGGCCGCTTCTGAGTCGTCTTTGCTCGCAGCTTCCTTGATAGTAGAAGGCGCGCCATCAACCAACTCTTTAGCTTCTTTCAGACCCAGGCCGGTCAGTTCACGAACAGCCTTGATAACGTTAACTTTCTTCTCGCCAACGCCGGTCAGAACAACATCAAATTCGGTCTGCTCTTCAGCAGCGGCAGCTTCGCCACCAGCGGCTGCAGGTGCAGCAGCAACAGCGGCAGCAGCAGATACGCCGAACTTTTCTTCCATTGCTTCAACCAGAGCAACAACATCCATTACGCTCATTTCAGCAATTGCGTTCAAAATTTCTTCGTGGGACAGAGCCATGACTTTCTCCGAAAAATAATAAAATGGTGTTCAACAGAATCAAGCAGCTTCTTGCTTCTGGTCTCGAACTGCCGCTACTGCACGGGTTACTTTGGTCGGAACTTCGTTCAAAGTACGTGCAAGCTTGGTGATTGGTGCCTGTGTAACCGCGGCCAGCATGGTCAACGCTTCGTGACGCGTTGGTAGCTTGGCAAGGCGGTCAATCTGGTCTGCGCTCATCAAAACTCCGCCAACGGCGAGACCTTTGATTTCGAACGCTTCTTTCGCTTTGGCAAAATCCTTAAGCAGACGCGCAGCGGCGCCAGGATCTTCCATTGAGAAGGCCAGAATAGTCGGGCCGACCAAGGCCTCTTCGATGCACTCAAACTCGGTACCGCGAATGGCAATCTTGGCCAGATTGTTACGAACAACCTGAAGATGCACATTTTCAGCACGAGCTTTGGCACGCAGAGCCGTCATATCACCAGAGGTAACACCACGGTAGTCAGCCAGAACAACAGACAGAGCACCACCGGCAGTCTCGTTGACTTCAGCGACGATCGCTTTCTTGTCTTCGAGTCTAATTGCCACTGGATTTCTCCTCGATTTCGCCGGGGGTATTCCCGGCAAACCCATCATTACCCTGGAAGCGACTACAATCTGCTTCCTACGGGCGCCTTAACGGTGTTTGGGTTCAGAGAGAACGTCTTCACACCGTCTGCGCAGGCGTTGCTTTAACCCTTATAGTCCAAGGACTTCGGGGGCCTGCGGTCTTTGACAGCCTTGGCTTCCGCCCAGACTACAAAGCAACTACCGATCAAAAGATCAGATATCCAGACCGCTCTGATCGATAGTCAGGCCAGGACCCATAGTCGAAGAAATCGTGATCTTTTTCAGATACACGCCTTTCGCCGACGATGGCCTGGCCTTTTTCAGATCTGCAATCAGAGCTTCAAGGTTTTCTTTGATGTTCTGTGCAGAGAATTCAACCTTACCCAGCGGAGAATGGATAATACCGTTCTTGTCAGTGCGGTAACGCACCTGACCAGCCTTGGCATTTCTAACCGCTGTTTCAACGTCTGGAGTTACCGTACCGACT is a genomic window of Marinobacter antarcticus containing:
- the rplL gene encoding 50S ribosomal protein L7/L12 — encoded protein: MALSHEEILNAIAEMSVMDVVALVEAMEEKFGVSAAAAVAAAPAAAGGEAAAAEEQTEFDVVLTGVGEKKVNVIKAVRELTGLGLKEAKELVDGAPSTIKEAASKDDSEAAKKKLEEAGASVELK
- the rpoB gene encoding DNA-directed RNA polymerase subunit beta; this translates as MTYSYTEKKRIRKDFSKLPSVMDVPYLLSIQLDSFRDFLQMEAAPGDRRETGLHAAFKSVFPIASYSGNAALEYVSYRIGEPVFDVKECQLRGVTYAAPLRVKVRLIIYDRESSNKAIKDIKEQEVYMGEMPLMTENGTFVINGTERVIVSQLHRSPGVFFDHDKGKTHSSGKLLYSARVIPYRGSWLDFEFDPKDAVFVRIDRRRKLPASILLRSLGYTSEQMLAMFFDTSKFSLGAESCKLELVPSRLRGDIATFDIKDNDGKLIVEEGRRITARHIKQLEKAGIDELVVPTEYLYGRVLAKDMIDQATGEILVECNTELSDEIVTKILDAGVTEIETLYTNDLDCGPFMSDTLRNDPTRSPLEALVEIYRMMRPGEPPTKDSAENLFNNLFFSEERYDLSGVGRMKLNRRLRREESTGEGTLTHEDIIDVLKTLIDIRNGQGNVDDIDNLGNRRVRCVGEMAENQFRVGLVRVERAVRERLSLAESEGLMPQDLINAKPVAAAVKEFFGSSQLSQFMDQNNPLSEVTHKRRISALGPGGLTRERAGFEVRDVHPTHYGRVCPIETPEGPNIGLINSLATYARANSYGFLESPYRKVVDGVVTDELVYLSAIEESTYVIAQASAAMDEGKRLMDELVTVRHQNETTVMPPESVNFMDVSPRQVVSVAASLIPFLEHDDANRALMGANMQRQAVPTLRSQVPLVGTGVERTVAQDSGVCVTARRGGVIESVDAARIVVRVNNEETEAGDAGVDIYNLTKYTRSNQNTCINQRSIVRQGDAIARGDVLADGPSVDLGELALGQNMRIAFMPWNGYNFEDSILISEKVVQEDRLTTIHIQELTCVARDTKLGSEEITADIPNVGESALSKLDESGIVYIGAEVGPGDILVGKVTPKGETQLTPEEKLLRAIFGEKASDVKDTSSRVPTGTRGTVIDVQVFTRDGIEKDQRAKSIEKEQLDQYRKDLKDEYRIVEGATFERLLNALKGQSVISGPGLKKGASLEEGYLLELPRSDWFKLRMQDESLNELLEKSEQGLEERKKEHEARFDDKKGKLQQGDDLAPGVLKIAKVYLAIKRRIQPGDKMAGRHGNKGVISAVMPIEDMPFDVDGNTVDIVLNPLGVPSRMNVGQVLETHLGAAAKGLGERIGKMLDEQRKVAELRKLLDEIYNHSDEVFKVDLDSLNDKEIQEMCHNLRGGVPMATPVFDGAKESEVKHMLELAGLSTTGQTKLYDGRTGNAFDRPVTVGYMYILKLNHLIDDKMHARSTGSYSLVTQQPLGGKAQFGGQRFGEMEVWALEAYGAAYTLQEMLTVKSDDVNGRTKMYKNIVDGDHRMEPGMPESFNVLVKEIRSLGIDIELESE
- the rplJ gene encoding 50S ribosomal protein L10 — translated: MAIRLEDKKAIVAEVNETAGGALSVVLADYRGVTSGDMTALRAKARAENVHLQVVRNNLAKIAIRGTEFECIEEALVGPTILAFSMEDPGAAARLLKDFAKAKEAFEIKGLAVGGVLMSADQIDRLAKLPTRHEALTMLAAVTQAPITKLARTLNEVPTKVTRAVAAVRDQKQEAA